Below is a genomic region from Planctomycetota bacterium.
CGGGGCTGATGACCCTCCCGATTATAGCCGAAAGGCTCAGGGGCGGAAAGCGCGACGCGCGAATCACGTACGCGCGGCGGCCCGGGCAGAGCCCCTGGCCTTTCGGTATCGCCCTGGCGCTGCCCGACATGCATCGCATGCATTTTCGCGCTTGACATCCACACATTTGTGTGGTATCCTGGATGCAGAAAGGAAGGCATCATGGCCAAAACCCTCACGGCGAAGCAGCGGGCGATCCTCGAATTCATCCGCGGCGAGACCGCCCGGCGTGGCCTCCCGCCCACCATTCGCGAGATCGGCGCACGCTTCGGCCTCCGCTCCACAGGCTCCGTGCGCGACTATCTGCGCGCCCTCGAGCGCAAAGGCCACATTGGCCGCCGTCGCCACCTCTCGCGTGGCATCGTGCTCGCCGCCCCGGTCTGGCGCGCGCCGCGGCTCCAAGCCCCCGCGTCGCGCCCCGCCATTCCCCTCGTCGGCGACATCGCCGCCGGCACGCCTCAGCTCGCCATCGAGAACTCCGCGGATTCTCTCGCGCTCGACCCTGCCCTCTTTGGCGGCGGCGAGCTGTTCGCACTCCGCGTGCGGGGCGACAGCATGCGCGACGCCGGCATCTACGAAGGCGACCACGTCATCGTCCGCCGCCAAGCCACCGCCGACAACGGCGATATCGTCGTCGCCCTGCTCGACGACGAAGCCACCGTCAAGCGCTTCTTCCACGAAGGCCGCCGCGTAAGGCTCCAGCCCGAGAATCCGGCCTTCAGGCCCCTGTTCCTCACCCCCAGGCAGGCCGAATTGCAGCTCCTCGGCAAAGTCGTCGGGGTGCTGAGAAAGCTCTGAGCATTTGCGACTTGCGATTTCCAATTTGCGATTGAAGGAGAGCGGAATGACAGAGGAAGAAATGAGGATGCGAGCGAAGCATTTCGCCTTGCGGCGCATCCGCCTCGTTGGCGCGTTACCGAGGAACATTCTGGGTAAGGCGATTGGCGCCCAACTTATCCGCTCTGGGACATCGGTGGGGGCGAACTATCGGGCGGCGTGCAAGGCCCGCTCGAAGGCCGAGTTCATCGCCCGTCTGGGCATCGTGGAGGAAGAAACTGACGAAAGCGCTTATTGGATGGAGCTGATCATCGAAGGCAACGTGATGAAGGCCGAGCGGGTGAGCCCCTTGCTCAAGGAGGCCACCGAACTCACCGCCATCATGGCCGCATCACGCAAGTCGGCATCAAGCCGCCACTGAGGAATCTGAAATCGCAATTCGCAAATTGCAAATCGCAAATCTCCATGGCTACCACACAAGACCTCAATGACCAGATCGATGTCGTTACCGTGTTCCAGGAGGGCCGCATGGCCCCCGTGAAGTTCCGCTGGGGTGGGCGCACCTACCCCGTCACCCGCGTGGCCTATCGCTGGATCACGCGGCAGGGCGCCTACCCCATTCACCATTTCTCCATCGTCACCCCGGACGACCAGCTCTGCGAACTCGCGCTCAACACGCAGAACATGCAGTGGTCGCTCCTCAAGGTGCAGATGGAAGGATAGAGGAGAAAGAGCCACGGGCGGCGAGCCGCGAGCCACAAGCCTTGAAGAGGAAATCCGCAATCCCTCTTATAGCTCGCCGCTCGTAGCTCGCGGCTCGCGGCTCGACCCCATGCTCGGCTTCGACCACAACTTCGCCATCTCGGGGAAGTCCCGGTTCCTCGCGGGCGCCGCAACGTGCGAGGGAGCCGGGACATCCCCTGTTTCCCACGTAGCCGCAAGCGTCCCGCTTGCGGGCTCAACAACAAGCGGGACGCCTGTCGCCACGCCCCTCGAGCGCGTGATCATCTGCGTGGATATGGACGCCTTTTTCGCCTCCGTCGAGCAGCAGTGCGCCTACGGCGCGCTCGACGACCAGCCCGTGATGGTCTGCGGCAACACCGAGCGCCGCAGCGTCGTCGCCGCCGCCAACTACATCGCCCGCGAATACGGCATCCGAGCCGGTACCCCCATCACCACCGCCCGCCGCCTGTGCCCCCACGGCGTCTTCCTCGAGGGCGACCCCGAAAAATACGTCTACACCTGCATCCGCATCAACGACCTCTGCCGCGAGTTCACCCCGCGTGTCGAGTGTTTCAGCATTGACGAGAGCTTTCTCGACATCAGCGGCTCGGCCCACCTCTTCGGCGGCCCGGCCGAAACCGGCCGCCGCCTCAAAGCCCGCATCCGCGCCGAACTCGGCATCCCCTGCACCGTCGGCATCGGCCCCAACAAGCTCCTCGCCAAAACCGCCTCGAAGCTCGGCAAGCCCGATGGCCTCTTCACCCTCAACCACGAGGATGTCCCGGCCAAACTCCACCCCCTGCCCATCACCAAGCTCTACGGCATCGGCGCCCGCACCGCCGAAAAGCTCGCCCGCATCGGCGTCTCCACCATTGGCCAACTCGCCCGCACCCCGCCCGACGCGCTCAAGAAGCTCTTCGGCATCATCGGCCCTATGCTCCGCGACGCCGCCAACGGCCTGGATAGCTCCCCCCTCCTCACC
It encodes:
- a CDS encoding four helix bundle protein is translated as MTEEEMRMRAKHFALRRIRLVGALPRNILGKAIGAQLIRSGTSVGANYRAACKARSKAEFIARLGIVEEETDESAYWMELIIEGNVMKAERVSPLLKEATELTAIMAASRKSASSRH
- a CDS encoding DNA polymerase IV, translating into MIICVDMDAFFASVEQQCAYGALDDQPVMVCGNTERRSVVAAANYIAREYGIRAGTPITTARRLCPHGVFLEGDPEKYVYTCIRINDLCREFTPRVECFSIDESFLDISGSAHLFGGPAETGRRLKARIRAELGIPCTVGIGPNKLLAKTASKLGKPDGLFTLNHEDVPAKLHPLPITKLYGIGARTAEKLARIGVSTIGQLARTPPDALKKLFGIIGPMLRDAANGLDSSPLLTDDEQPEAKSVGNSYTLSDDTRDVRRVLTVLLGLCSKVGRRMRQGGHAGRTVTLTLRYANFQTFVRARTVEAPINLDRDIFAAACTLLDEIWGRDIHRESSESGESGTSQPHSLDSRDSRFRHSRRAVRLLGVSVSNLLHRDDPRQLGLFDSDLRRRTHQFLKSVDALRDRYGEHVAVWAPLLRSDEVI
- the lexA gene encoding transcriptional repressor LexA, which gives rise to MAKTLTAKQRAILEFIRGETARRGLPPTIREIGARFGLRSTGSVRDYLRALERKGHIGRRRHLSRGIVLAAPVWRAPRLQAPASRPAIPLVGDIAAGTPQLAIENSADSLALDPALFGGGELFALRVRGDSMRDAGIYEGDHVIVRRQATADNGDIVVALLDDEATVKRFFHEGRRVRLQPENPAFRPLFLTPRQAELQLLGKVVGVLRKL